One Arthrobacter sp. StoSoilB19 DNA window includes the following coding sequences:
- a CDS encoding anti-sigma factor → MSGMDEGRSGRSGSFGDAVAMDLASGRAVDLAELYALDAVTEQERDTIDQYISSAPAAERLAFLDRVRQSREALARTFRVEEEPPSDLFERIIAQLPAQFPGQEGLPGGAVPAAGTPPTPFEGKPAGPEARDELAQARKRREDRRGASGARRWLVGVAAAAAIALGGVGVGAYIADQNDPVNQVARAGDLREASVNVVGGGKATLLISASEDAAVVKMSGVPAPPAGKVYQMWLIPKDGSAPVSQGLMDEQALSKPAVVQGIHSAASLGITVEPAGGSKAPTLPTVAAAPLGA, encoded by the coding sequence ATGAGCGGTATGGACGAAGGGCGCAGTGGACGTTCGGGTTCCTTCGGCGACGCTGTCGCCATGGACCTTGCGTCAGGCCGCGCCGTTGACCTGGCCGAGCTCTACGCCCTGGATGCGGTCACGGAGCAGGAACGCGACACCATTGACCAGTACATCTCCTCGGCCCCGGCAGCGGAGCGCCTGGCCTTCCTGGACCGCGTCCGGCAGTCCCGCGAGGCGCTGGCGCGCACTTTCCGGGTGGAGGAAGAACCCCCGTCGGACCTCTTCGAGCGGATCATTGCGCAGCTTCCTGCCCAATTCCCCGGGCAGGAGGGGCTGCCCGGTGGAGCCGTACCGGCCGCAGGCACCCCGCCAACCCCATTTGAAGGCAAGCCTGCAGGGCCGGAAGCTCGCGATGAGCTGGCGCAGGCCCGCAAGCGCCGGGAGGACCGGCGCGGCGCTTCCGGCGCCCGGCGCTGGCTGGTCGGCGTGGCAGCTGCAGCAGCCATTGCCCTGGGCGGCGTGGGCGTTGGCGCCTACATTGCCGACCAAAACGATCCGGTCAACCAGGTGGCCAGGGCCGGGGACCTGCGCGAAGCTTCCGTGAACGTGGTGGGCGGCGGCAAGGCCACCCTCCTGATTTCAGCGTCGGAGGACGCGGCCGTAGTGAAGATGAGCGGCGTGCCCGCTCCCCCGGCGGGCAAGGTCTACCAGATGTGGCTGATCCCCAAGGACGGCTCCGCACCGGTGTCGCAGGGCCTCATGGACGAACAGGCCCTGTCCAAGCCTGCGGTGGTCCAGGGCATCCACTCGGCCGCTTCACTGGGAATCACAGTTGAGCCGGCGGGCGGGTCCAAGGCCCCCACCCTGCCCACGGTGGCGGCAGCCCCGCTGGGAGCCTGA
- a CDS encoding ABC transporter substrate-binding protein has protein sequence MTKSNKALHGAIALAGISALAMTACTGPSGGGSSTASGSAGSIIAYGTTDKVTALDPAGSYDNGSFMVMNQIYSFLMNSKPGGAEPTPDLAESGSFTKPTEFTVKMKSGLKWANGHVLDSKDVKFSFDRQVKIADPNGPASLLTNIQSIATPDATTVVFTLKQANDQTFTQILQSPAAPIVDDEVFPADKLLSDEEIVKAKAFHGQYVIDSYNKNTLVSLTAWPDYNGVLGKPANSGATIKYYTDQTNMKLEVKGGQIDVANRSLSATDIDDLKKDSNVKVNVGPGGEMRYIVFNFDTMPFGAKTPEADPKKALAVRQAMANLVDRQAISDQVYKGTYLPMWSNVPSGFLGANESFKQAYGDGSGKPSLDKAKKVLSDAGISGPVNLKLQYNPDHYGKSSGDEYAMVKDQLEKSGLFTVDLQSTEWVTYNSASKKDSYPVFQLGWFPDFSDADNYLTPFFPKGGFFNNHYSNTDVEALIAKQLVTADKSERVKTIQDIQNQLAKDISTLPLLQGAQVAVSGKNVKGVDSTLDASFKFRLGTVSK, from the coding sequence ATGACGAAGAGCAACAAAGCCCTGCATGGCGCGATCGCGCTGGCAGGCATTTCCGCGCTGGCAATGACGGCCTGCACAGGCCCGTCCGGAGGCGGAAGCAGCACAGCATCGGGAAGTGCAGGCAGCATCATTGCTTACGGCACCACCGACAAAGTCACTGCCCTGGACCCGGCGGGGTCGTACGACAACGGTTCGTTCATGGTGATGAACCAGATCTACTCCTTCCTGATGAACTCCAAGCCCGGCGGCGCCGAACCTACACCGGACCTGGCCGAATCGGGTTCCTTTACTAAACCCACGGAATTCACGGTCAAGATGAAGAGCGGCCTTAAATGGGCCAATGGGCACGTACTGGACTCCAAAGACGTGAAGTTTTCGTTCGACCGCCAGGTCAAGATCGCTGATCCCAACGGGCCTGCATCCCTGCTGACCAACATCCAGTCCATTGCCACCCCGGATGCCACCACAGTGGTGTTCACCCTCAAGCAGGCCAACGATCAGACCTTCACCCAGATCCTGCAAAGTCCCGCGGCCCCCATTGTCGACGATGAAGTCTTCCCGGCGGACAAACTCCTCAGTGACGAGGAGATCGTCAAGGCCAAGGCCTTCCACGGCCAGTACGTTATCGACTCCTACAACAAGAACACGCTGGTGAGCCTCACGGCTTGGCCCGATTACAACGGTGTCCTCGGCAAACCGGCCAATTCCGGCGCCACCATTAAGTACTACACCGACCAGACCAACATGAAGCTGGAAGTCAAGGGTGGGCAGATCGACGTTGCCAACCGCAGCCTCAGCGCCACGGACATTGACGACCTCAAAAAGGACTCCAACGTCAAGGTCAACGTCGGCCCCGGCGGCGAGATGCGGTACATCGTCTTCAACTTCGACACCATGCCCTTCGGCGCCAAGACTCCCGAAGCAGATCCTAAGAAGGCGCTGGCCGTGCGGCAGGCCATGGCCAACCTCGTTGACCGCCAGGCCATTTCCGACCAGGTCTACAAGGGCACCTATCTGCCCATGTGGTCCAATGTTCCGTCCGGTTTCCTCGGCGCCAACGAATCCTTCAAGCAGGCGTACGGCGACGGAAGCGGCAAGCCGAGCCTGGACAAGGCGAAGAAGGTCCTCAGCGACGCCGGCATCAGCGGTCCGGTCAATCTCAAACTGCAGTACAACCCGGACCACTATGGCAAGTCCTCGGGTGACGAATATGCCATGGTCAAGGACCAATTGGAGAAGAGCGGCCTCTTTACCGTAGATCTGCAGTCCACCGAGTGGGTCACCTACAACTCGGCATCGAAGAAGGACAGCTACCCCGTCTTCCAGCTTGGCTGGTTCCCGGACTTCAGTGATGCGGACAACTACCTGACCCCCTTCTTCCCTAAGGGCGGCTTCTTCAACAACCACTACTCCAACACCGACGTCGAAGCGCTGATTGCCAAGCAGTTGGTCACTGCCGACAAATCGGAGCGTGTTAAGACTATCCAGGACATTCAAAACCAACTGGCCAAGGACATTTCCACCCTGCCGCTGCTGCAGGGAGCCCAGGTGGCCGTTTCAGGGAAAAACGTGAAGGGCGTGGATTCCACATTGGACGCATCCTTCAAGTTCAGGCTCGGGACCGTTTCCAAGTAA
- a CDS encoding sigma-70 family RNA polymerase sigma factor, producing METPNAPNSEGSAAVTDPPADLSQRLSILLAGIARGDQAAFAEFYQLTSRRVFGMARRVLIDPELSEDTTQEVFLQVWQNAAKFDPQAGSPLSWLMTISHRRAVDKVRSSQSSTDREARYGASTQDIDHDSVSDEVGSRLEAEAVVRCLGTLTETQQESVRLAYYGGLTYREVAERLNAAVPTIKSRIRDGLIRLKTCLGVS from the coding sequence ATGGAAACTCCCAACGCGCCAAATTCCGAGGGCTCCGCCGCGGTGACTGACCCGCCGGCAGACCTCAGCCAACGCCTGTCAATCCTGCTCGCGGGCATCGCCCGCGGAGACCAGGCGGCGTTCGCCGAGTTCTACCAGTTGACGTCCCGCAGGGTCTTCGGCATGGCACGGCGCGTCCTGATCGATCCCGAACTCAGCGAGGACACCACCCAGGAGGTCTTCCTGCAGGTCTGGCAGAACGCGGCGAAGTTCGATCCGCAGGCAGGGAGCCCGCTTTCCTGGCTGATGACCATCTCGCACCGGCGGGCCGTGGACAAGGTGCGCTCGTCGCAGTCTTCCACCGACAGGGAAGCCAGGTACGGGGCCAGCACGCAGGACATCGACCACGACAGTGTTTCCGACGAAGTGGGCAGCCGGCTTGAGGCTGAGGCGGTGGTCCGCTGCCTGGGGACGCTGACCGAAACACAGCAGGAATCCGTGCGCCTTGCCTACTACGGCGGCCTCACCTACCGGGAGGTCGCCGAACGGCTGAACGCAGCCGTGCCCACCATCAAGTCCCGCATCCGCGATGGACTGATCCGATTGAAGACCTGTTTGGGGGTGAGTTGA
- a CDS encoding helix-turn-helix domain-containing protein has protein sequence MYRLPWADRIAAVASLTDAKRLHLFELVASSPRPLGRDDVAEAAGMARSTVSFHLDRLVQDGLLAVEFHKPAGRTGPGSGRPAKMYRTVGSEIGASVPDRNYDLAGELMATAIEASQADGAPVAESLRAAAFLKGRELAEAAGDLEEFLTESGYQPEHDGEGGYLLPNCPFHRLSRAHAAVVCDMNGAFLRGAAVGCGSPEERVAPAAGAGHCCARITDGD, from the coding sequence ATGTACCGACTTCCCTGGGCTGACAGGATTGCTGCCGTTGCCTCGCTGACGGACGCCAAGAGGCTGCATCTTTTCGAGCTCGTGGCATCATCACCACGGCCGCTGGGGCGCGACGATGTTGCCGAGGCCGCAGGCATGGCCCGCAGCACAGTGTCATTCCACCTGGACAGGCTGGTCCAGGACGGTTTGCTGGCGGTGGAGTTCCACAAGCCCGCAGGAAGGACGGGGCCGGGCTCCGGCCGCCCCGCCAAGATGTACCGGACAGTGGGGAGTGAAATCGGCGCGTCGGTGCCGGACCGGAACTATGACCTCGCCGGGGAACTCATGGCGACCGCCATCGAAGCCTCCCAGGCCGACGGCGCGCCTGTGGCTGAGTCGCTCCGCGCGGCCGCCTTCCTGAAGGGCCGGGAACTGGCGGAAGCGGCGGGGGACCTGGAAGAGTTCCTGACCGAATCGGGCTACCAGCCAGAGCACGACGGCGAGGGCGGTTACCTGCTTCCCAACTGCCCGTTCCACCGCCTGTCGCGGGCACATGCGGCAGTGGTGTGCGATATGAACGGCGCCTTCCTGCGCGGGGCCGCGGTGGGGTGTGGCAGTCCGGAAGAGCGCGTTGCCCCAGCTGCCGGCGCCGGCCATTGCTGCGCGAGGATTACCGACGGGGACTGA
- a CDS encoding cysteine desulfurase family protein has translation MPAYLDHAATTPLSAAALAALTRELARTGNPSSLHGSGRRARRAVEDAREVIAAAAGAHPSEVIFTSGGTESDNLAVKGMYWSRVAEDPHRRRILCSAVEHHAVLDTVEWLERHEGADVTWLPVDGKGVLDLDVLEAELARDPAAVALVTVMWANNEVGTIQPIHRVVELAHAAGVPVHSDAVQAFGSVPVHFKESGLDAMSISGHKIGGPVGVGALLLGRAVKLTPVQHGGGQERDVRSGTLDTASIAAFAAAAEAVTAGLPAEAARVAALRDRLIEGVRESVPEAVLRGAPHGGRLPGNAHFTFPGCEGDSLLFLLDLAGVESSTGSACTAGVPRPSHVLLAMGLDEETARGAQRFSLGHASTEADVDALLRALPEAYARARQAGMAGHESSIQTAGTVARQALRGV, from the coding sequence ATGCCCGCCTATCTCGACCATGCCGCCACCACTCCGCTGTCCGCAGCGGCGCTCGCCGCCCTGACGCGTGAACTGGCCCGGACCGGGAACCCGTCGTCGCTTCATGGATCGGGACGCCGGGCGCGCCGTGCCGTTGAGGATGCGCGCGAGGTGATCGCAGCGGCCGCGGGAGCCCACCCCTCCGAGGTAATTTTCACCTCCGGAGGCACCGAATCGGACAACCTCGCAGTGAAGGGCATGTACTGGTCCCGCGTGGCAGAGGACCCACACCGGCGCCGCATCCTTTGCTCCGCCGTCGAACATCATGCGGTGCTGGACACCGTCGAATGGCTCGAACGCCACGAGGGTGCCGACGTGACCTGGCTGCCGGTGGACGGCAAGGGTGTCCTGGACCTCGACGTCCTCGAAGCCGAGCTCGCGCGCGACCCCGCCGCCGTGGCCCTGGTGACCGTGATGTGGGCGAACAACGAGGTGGGCACCATCCAGCCCATCCACCGGGTGGTTGAGCTGGCCCATGCCGCCGGCGTCCCCGTGCACTCGGACGCCGTCCAGGCATTCGGCTCCGTCCCGGTGCACTTCAAGGAATCGGGCCTGGACGCGATGTCCATCTCCGGACACAAGATCGGCGGCCCGGTGGGCGTGGGCGCACTCCTGCTGGGCCGCGCTGTAAAACTGACGCCGGTACAGCACGGCGGCGGCCAGGAACGTGATGTCCGCTCCGGCACGCTGGACACCGCCTCCATCGCTGCCTTCGCTGCCGCCGCGGAGGCCGTCACCGCCGGGCTGCCGGCGGAAGCGGCGCGGGTTGCCGCACTGCGTGACCGCCTGATCGAGGGCGTCCGGGAAAGCGTTCCGGAGGCCGTCCTCCGCGGGGCACCCCACGGAGGACGGCTGCCAGGCAATGCCCATTTCACGTTCCCCGGCTGCGAAGGTGACTCGCTGCTGTTCCTTCTTGACCTGGCCGGCGTCGAATCATCCACCGGCTCGGCGTGCACCGCCGGCGTGCCGCGGCCATCCCACGTGCTGCTCGCCATGGGCCTGGACGAGGAAACGGCACGCGGAGCCCAGCGTTTCAGCCTGGGGCACGCGTCCACCGAGGCCGACGTTGATGCTTTGCTGAGGGCGCTTCCGGAGGCTTATGCGCGGGCCCGCCAGGCCGGCATGGCCGGGCACGAGTCCTCCATCCAGACAGCAGGAACCGTGGCGCGGCAGGCGCTGCGCGGCGTGTGA
- the mnmA gene encoding tRNA 2-thiouridine(34) synthase MnmA has product MRVLAAMSGGVDSAVAAARAVEAGHDVVGVHLALSRMPGTLRTGSRGCCTIEDSRDAWRACDVLGIPYYVWDFSERFKEDVVQDFIDEYAAGRTPNPCMRCNERIKFAALLEKAIALGFDAVCTGHYAKVIEDAHGNRELHRAADWAKDQSYVLGVLTHEQLKHSMFPLADTPSKVEVRAEAERRGLSVANKPDSHDICFIPDGDTAGWLAEKIDMTTGDIVDETGAKVGEHPGANAFTVGQRRGLKLGTPAADGKPRFVLEIRPKENKVVVGPEALLAIDEIRGIKVSWAGLPIAEVETGAEFDCYAQVRAHGDPVPATARMEPATDGAGGQLVVRLVTPLRGVAPGQTVVLYQGSRVLGQATIDTARSLQRAAL; this is encoded by the coding sequence ATGCGAGTACTAGCAGCCATGAGCGGCGGAGTGGACTCCGCTGTTGCCGCCGCCCGCGCGGTGGAGGCCGGGCACGACGTCGTCGGCGTCCACCTGGCCCTCTCGCGCATGCCCGGCACCCTGCGCACGGGCAGCCGCGGCTGCTGCACCATTGAGGACTCCCGGGATGCCTGGCGCGCCTGCGACGTTTTGGGCATTCCCTATTACGTGTGGGATTTCTCGGAGCGCTTCAAGGAAGACGTCGTCCAGGACTTCATCGATGAATACGCGGCCGGCAGGACGCCCAACCCCTGCATGCGCTGCAACGAACGCATCAAGTTCGCGGCCCTGCTGGAAAAGGCCATCGCCCTGGGCTTTGATGCCGTGTGCACCGGCCACTACGCCAAGGTGATCGAAGACGCCCACGGTAACCGGGAACTGCACCGCGCCGCGGACTGGGCCAAGGACCAGAGCTACGTCCTTGGCGTCCTCACCCACGAACAGCTCAAGCACTCCATGTTCCCGCTGGCCGACACCCCGTCCAAGGTCGAGGTGCGTGCCGAAGCGGAGCGGCGGGGCCTGTCTGTCGCCAACAAGCCGGACAGCCATGACATTTGCTTCATTCCCGACGGCGACACGGCGGGTTGGCTTGCGGAAAAAATCGACATGACCACCGGCGACATTGTCGACGAGACCGGCGCGAAGGTGGGGGAGCACCCGGGAGCCAACGCGTTCACGGTCGGCCAGCGGCGCGGACTAAAACTCGGAACTCCCGCTGCCGACGGCAAGCCCCGCTTCGTCCTGGAAATCCGGCCCAAGGAAAACAAGGTGGTGGTGGGTCCCGAGGCGCTGCTGGCGATCGACGAGATCCGCGGCATCAAGGTGTCCTGGGCGGGACTTCCGATCGCCGAGGTGGAAACGGGAGCTGAGTTCGACTGCTACGCCCAGGTCCGGGCGCACGGGGACCCGGTGCCGGCCACTGCCAGGATGGAGCCTGCCACGGACGGAGCCGGAGGCCAGCTGGTGGTCCGGCTGGTGACGCCCCTGAGGGGGGTGGCCCCCGGCCAGACAGTGGTGCTCTACCAGGGCAGCCGGGTACTGGGCCAGGCCACCATCGACACCGCCCGGTCGCTGCAGCGCGCCGCGCTCTAG
- a CDS encoding DnaJ domain-containing protein, with product MTESSSSHYQVLRVAVTATEKEIKVAYRRAARAAHPDHGGDAATFRRVTAAYETLIDPQRRKAYDRTYGAGAVRDTSDGGAHFDAPAAGSRASATVRRPDNGRNTAGDPPVYVPPYEAAGSAVPLIPLAQARQQVHGMPRKRGIFGAEARIQREMRTVQLLTRQVLPAIPAARLINGLQSPADNSHIDHAVLSGYRLALVNSMLLPKGAYAWDGRTLNHGGRAVAPPQLARVVWAMQDIFPELNVTGWTVVHSPDGNLHEPVIDHHRRPAGALETVQIVNAAGMVRGLKEFLASGPAPNTVNVPVLARLLRGMH from the coding sequence TTGACCGAGAGCAGCAGCTCCCACTACCAGGTCCTTCGCGTGGCCGTCACCGCCACCGAAAAGGAAATCAAGGTGGCGTACCGGCGCGCTGCCAGGGCGGCACACCCGGACCACGGGGGTGACGCCGCAACCTTCCGCCGGGTGACCGCCGCGTACGAGACCCTCATCGATCCGCAGCGCCGGAAAGCCTACGACCGCACCTATGGCGCGGGTGCGGTCCGTGACACGTCCGACGGCGGCGCCCACTTTGATGCGCCCGCCGCCGGAAGCCGGGCCTCTGCCACCGTCCGCAGGCCGGACAACGGCAGGAACACCGCAGGCGACCCGCCGGTCTACGTTCCGCCGTACGAGGCAGCTGGCTCCGCGGTCCCGCTCATTCCCCTTGCCCAGGCCCGCCAACAGGTACACGGGATGCCGCGGAAACGGGGTATCTTCGGTGCCGAGGCCCGCATCCAGCGCGAGATGCGCACCGTTCAGCTGCTGACCCGGCAGGTGCTTCCGGCCATCCCGGCCGCGCGGCTCATCAACGGCCTGCAGTCGCCCGCGGACAACAGCCACATCGACCACGCGGTCCTGTCCGGCTACCGGCTGGCCCTGGTCAACTCCATGCTGCTGCCCAAGGGCGCCTATGCATGGGACGGCCGGACCCTCAACCACGGCGGCCGCGCGGTGGCACCACCGCAGCTCGCCCGCGTGGTGTGGGCCATGCAGGACATCTTTCCCGAGCTGAACGTCACCGGATGGACCGTGGTGCACAGCCCGGACGGCAACCTCCACGAACCCGTGATCGACCACCACCGGCGCCCCGCGGGCGCCCTGGAGACCGTCCAGATCGTCAATGCCGCCGGCATGGTGCGCGGCCTGAAGGAGTTCCTGGCATCGGGCCCTGCCCCGAACACCGTCAACGTTCCGGTCCTCGCAAGGCTGCTGCGGGGAATGCACTAA
- a CDS encoding tRNA (cytidine(34)-2'-O)-methyltransferase, producing MFRILFHAPEIPGNTGNAIRLAAITGAELHLVEPLGFDFSDAKLRRAGLDYHDLAVVTVHKSIEAAWEHLQPGNVYAFTSDGTTSYTDITYRPGDVLMFGRESVGLPAELKTDPHVTATVRLPMLPALRSLNLANAASIAVYEAWRQQGFPGARL from the coding sequence GTGTTCCGCATCCTTTTCCATGCCCCAGAAATCCCCGGCAATACCGGCAACGCCATCCGCCTTGCCGCAATCACCGGCGCAGAGCTGCACCTTGTGGAACCCCTGGGGTTCGACTTCTCTGACGCAAAACTCCGCCGGGCGGGCCTCGACTACCACGACCTCGCCGTCGTCACTGTGCACAAGTCGATCGAAGCCGCCTGGGAGCACCTTCAGCCCGGGAACGTTTACGCCTTCACCTCTGACGGCACCACCAGCTACACGGACATCACCTACCGTCCCGGTGATGTACTGATGTTCGGCCGTGAATCCGTGGGACTGCCGGCGGAACTGAAGACCGATCCCCATGTAACGGCCACCGTGCGCCTGCCCATGCTGCCGGCCCTGCGTTCCCTGAACCTCGCAAACGCCGCCTCGATTGCCGTGTATGAGGCCTGGCGCCAGCAAGGTTTTCCGGGGGCCAGGCTGTAG
- a CDS encoding PIG-L deacetylase family protein: MTASHRQAGSPFNPDIHRVGRVLCFAAHPDDIDFGAAGTVAAWTAAGVEVSYCIMTDGDAGGFDPAHRADIIAMRDAEQRRAAELVGVTDIHYLHQRDGYLEPSHEVMKGVVRLIRELRPDVVLAMHPERNWQRIQKSHPDHLAVGEAVTRAVYPALENPFAYPELAEAGLAAYKLPWLWLYAGPEERENHFVDVTAQVDAKLAAIHVHVSQHPDVAAMEAAVRQGMRLNAARAGLPEGHSAEAFHVVAINGPGTIAGF; encoded by the coding sequence TTGACTGCCTCCCACAGGCAGGCAGGGAGCCCGTTCAACCCGGACATACACCGGGTTGGGCGGGTGCTCTGTTTTGCGGCCCACCCTGACGACATCGATTTTGGCGCAGCCGGCACCGTTGCCGCCTGGACGGCGGCCGGCGTGGAGGTCAGCTACTGCATCATGACCGACGGCGACGCCGGCGGCTTCGACCCGGCGCACCGCGCGGACATCATCGCCATGCGCGACGCCGAGCAGCGCCGTGCCGCGGAACTGGTGGGCGTCACCGACATCCACTACCTTCACCAGCGGGACGGGTACCTCGAGCCGTCGCACGAGGTGATGAAAGGGGTGGTGCGGCTGATCCGGGAACTCCGTCCCGACGTCGTCCTCGCCATGCATCCGGAACGGAACTGGCAGCGGATCCAAAAGAGCCATCCCGACCACCTGGCCGTGGGGGAAGCGGTAACACGTGCCGTGTATCCCGCGCTCGAGAACCCGTTCGCCTACCCGGAACTGGCCGAAGCCGGCCTGGCAGCCTACAAGCTGCCGTGGCTGTGGCTTTACGCCGGACCCGAGGAACGGGAGAACCACTTCGTGGACGTCACCGCCCAGGTGGACGCCAAGCTGGCCGCCATCCATGTCCACGTCAGCCAGCATCCTGACGTGGCTGCCATGGAAGCCGCCGTCCGGCAGGGTATGCGGCTCAATGCCGCACGGGCCGGGCTGCCGGAGGGGCACAGCGCGGAAGCCTTCCACGTGGTGGCAATCAACGGGCCCGGGACCATCGCAGGCTTTTGA
- a CDS encoding electron transfer flavoprotein subunit alpha/FixB family protein, producing the protein MAKVLVFIDNPGESLKKSSLELLTLARSLGGGAVALNGDLSDGAAATFAEYGVESILRPSAQDLDDFLVAPKAAYVAAAAEASGAGIVLLDNSPEGKEIAARAAIRLNAGVITDVVAVDPDGTAHKSVLAGSYNTDCKATTPVSVLTLKANNVTPEPAPAPTTPETATVEVPAVAAAARITAREQKVASGRPDLTDARIVVAGGRGMDGDFGPVEELADALGAAVGASRAATDAGWISHDAQVGQTGKTVSPQLYISAGISGAIQQKAGMQTSKVIVAVNKDAESPVFEIADFGIIGDVFEVLPQATAEIKKRKG; encoded by the coding sequence ATGGCAAAAGTACTCGTATTCATCGACAACCCCGGCGAATCGCTCAAGAAGAGCAGCCTTGAGCTGCTGACCCTGGCCCGTTCCCTGGGCGGGGGCGCCGTGGCGCTCAACGGAGACCTTTCCGACGGCGCCGCAGCCACCTTCGCCGAATACGGCGTGGAAAGCATCCTGCGCCCGTCTGCCCAGGACCTGGATGACTTCCTGGTGGCACCCAAGGCCGCCTACGTGGCCGCCGCGGCTGAAGCCAGCGGCGCCGGCATCGTGCTGCTGGACAACTCGCCCGAAGGCAAGGAGATCGCGGCGCGGGCGGCTATCCGGTTGAACGCCGGGGTCATTACTGACGTGGTGGCCGTGGACCCGGACGGCACTGCCCACAAGTCCGTCCTGGCCGGCTCGTACAACACGGACTGCAAAGCCACCACCCCGGTTTCCGTGCTGACCCTGAAGGCCAACAACGTCACCCCGGAACCTGCCCCTGCACCCACAACGCCCGAAACAGCGACGGTTGAGGTCCCCGCGGTGGCTGCAGCCGCCCGGATCACGGCCCGTGAGCAGAAGGTGGCCAGCGGCCGGCCCGACCTCACGGACGCACGGATCGTGGTTGCCGGCGGACGCGGCATGGACGGCGACTTCGGCCCGGTGGAAGAGTTGGCCGATGCCCTCGGTGCCGCCGTGGGCGCCTCCCGTGCCGCCACGGACGCGGGCTGGATCAGCCACGATGCCCAGGTGGGGCAGACCGGCAAGACAGTTTCCCCGCAGCTGTACATCTCCGCAGGCATCTCCGGCGCCATCCAGCAAAAAGCCGGAATGCAGACGTCCAAGGTCATCGTTGCCGTGAACAAGGATGCCGAGTCCCCGGTCTTCGAGATTGCGGATTTCGGCATCATCGGCGATGTGTTCGAAGTCCTCCCGCAGGCCACCGCCGAGATCAAGAAGCGAAAAGGCTGA
- a CDS encoding ABC transporter permease codes for MATMIDAPPPTVAPPKSKSAGGGLGRYILIRFLLIFPTIFILVTLVFFLMRITGDPITASQGGRLPQEQIDALIHQAGYDRSLFIQYVEYLGNIATGNFGRTISDGRPVIEMLTTFGAATLELSINALIVALLVGIPLGMFAAHKRDKVPDALLRLFAILCYATPVFFAGLLLKLVFSVGLGWFPVAGRASTTTELAMGRLAAPSRIYWLDALRSGDLAAFGDIVHHAVLPAVALGLLTAGVFLRLVRTNVIGTLGKDYVEAGRSRGVSEFRLVTKHAYKPALIPIITVMGLQIALMLGGAVLTETTFEWKGLGYQLAQYLTARDFVAVQGIVMLLAVIVAVTNFVVDIAAALIDPRVRY; via the coding sequence ATGGCCACAATGATCGATGCGCCGCCGCCAACGGTAGCGCCGCCCAAATCCAAATCCGCCGGAGGTGGCCTCGGGAGATACATCCTGATCCGCTTCCTGCTTATCTTTCCGACGATCTTCATCCTCGTCACCCTGGTCTTCTTCCTGATGCGGATCACTGGCGATCCCATCACCGCATCCCAAGGCGGACGCCTGCCGCAGGAGCAGATTGATGCGTTGATCCACCAGGCTGGTTATGACCGGAGCCTGTTCATTCAGTACGTCGAGTACCTTGGCAACATCGCCACAGGCAACTTCGGAAGGACCATCTCAGACGGGCGGCCCGTCATCGAGATGCTGACCACTTTCGGGGCCGCCACGCTGGAACTGAGCATCAATGCCTTGATCGTGGCGCTGCTGGTGGGGATTCCGCTGGGGATGTTTGCCGCCCACAAACGCGATAAGGTTCCGGACGCCCTCCTGCGGTTGTTTGCCATTCTTTGCTACGCCACTCCTGTCTTCTTCGCAGGTCTGCTGCTGAAGCTGGTCTTTTCCGTAGGCTTGGGCTGGTTCCCCGTCGCGGGCCGTGCATCCACCACAACGGAACTGGCGATGGGCAGGCTGGCAGCGCCCAGCCGGATCTACTGGCTGGACGCCCTGCGCAGCGGTGACCTGGCAGCTTTTGGCGACATCGTCCACCACGCGGTTCTGCCTGCCGTCGCCCTCGGCCTGCTTACAGCCGGTGTTTTCCTGCGCCTGGTCCGCACCAACGTCATTGGCACCCTGGGCAAGGATTATGTTGAGGCCGGCCGCTCCCGTGGAGTCAGCGAATTCCGGCTTGTGACAAAGCATGCCTACAAGCCGGCCCTGATCCCCATCATCACCGTTATGGGCCTGCAGATCGCCTTGATGCTCGGCGGCGCAGTGCTGACGGAAACCACTTTTGAGTGGAAGGGCCTTGGGTATCAGCTGGCGCAGTACCTGACGGCGCGTGACTTTGTTGCGGTCCAGGGGATAGTCATGCTTCTGGCCGTCATCGTTGCGGTCACCAATTTCGTGGTGGATATTGCGGCCGCCCTGATTGATCCGCGGGTGAGGTACTGA